The region TCTGATATTTCCTGCTATGCTGATCTTGAGCTTATGATCTTGAAAGTAATTTGTAAATTATTGGTATGTGAAATTCTCATGTCTTACATACTCCTTAATATTGAGTAACTTAACAGCACTTATGGGATAGGAAAGTTGCCTGGTCACCTGTGTAGGAAGAGTTGTGGTATAATCCCCATGAATTCATGCTTCTAACCAAATCAGCCAAAGTTCAAAGAGACCCATCTGTGAAGAAAAGagcattacagaacaataataaagaatattaacattgatttttttaacctttttgtAAGTTTGTTTGTGATATTTTTAACAAGAGAAACAAATGATAAAATTCCCTGTAGTATTTCCAAGTTGACGTCTACAATGtaatttgatttttctatatATCACTGATGTTTCAAGAATGTCTTACATTTACAACAGAAGAAGCCGAAAAGTATGAAGGtctgtctagttttatgtcaacttgacaagctagagttatctgaaaagaggaaacctcaattgagaaaatgcctccataaaatctggctgtagggtgttttcttaattagtgattggtggggagggcgCTGCCCACTGTGAGTGGTTCTATCCCTGGTGTGGGGGTCCCAAGCCAAACAAGACATGGACAGCAAGTCagaaagcagcactcctccattgtctctGAATTAtcccctgcctccagattcctgccctgattcagttcctgtcctgacttccttcgatgatgaacagcaatatggaaatataagccaaataaacataTACTTCCCCAACTTCCCTTTCAGTCATGGTGTtccattgcagcaatagaaaccctaactaagcaaGGTCTATACGTCTATAACCTTCAATTAATGAAAGTTGCATTGTGGGAGACGGTATCTTATTAGCAAAGTCGAGGGCTATTAATTTTTACAAGGGCATGAGAGGCGGAAATAAAGTGAGTATCTATGTGGACTGTGCTGGATATCTACTGATATTCTTTACTGGATATAAGAACACTTTGAGATTATTGGGGAATTATTTTCCTTCGGTCACTACATGCAAAAGAAATGCATTAAAACTCATTTCAGTCTCCGGATTATTTGAACTAAGTCTCATGTCGGATATTTGGAGGTTTCttctgagtgtgtatatgtgtctttgtttttgttttactttgttttataaaggcttttgtctgtttttctctccTCAGTAATCATTCCTGGTCAATAAAGAAGCCTTAAAACTCACTTTTGATTCCTTTAAAACTGAGATGCATAAGAACTAGGTCTCAGAACCAGATGAGTCTCAACAAAAACTTAACTCAAAAACGTTGTCTCTCAGCCCTTGATTTGAGGGACGGGGATAGCCAGAGAGCTTGCTCACTAAAAACAGATCACTGTTGTGTGGAACCTTTATAGAAATGTCATTCCTGGTTAATAGTAACAGAGCTCACCTGTCATGGTCATCAGAGTCAGCCACGGGGTTTCATGTCGCCCAGGAGTAGCTACAGCATGTTTTCTGGAGTGAGTCCATAGCAAAACCAGTGTTGTTGCTACCTGCATGGATTCCAAGGGGAGCATTTTGGTCCCTTTGTTCCAGTTAATACCCCTTAATCATTTTCTGTTCTGATTAAACCAGCACTGTTGGCTTGCAATGCTCTCCATTGAGATGCTTGCCTGACTTAGCTCCTGTGGGGCATCCTGCCAAATGCTTCTCGTTTCAACCCAGTTTTATCCCTAGAGAGCCATCTACTGTGTGAGTGTTACatactgaagttcagagatgttaAGCAATCTGCCCAAGATCACGCAGTTGTTTAGCAGAGAACTTGGGATTCAAACTAGACGCGCTTTCAGACTTACAAAGAACGAAGACGAGCTTTAATcgaaaaggagggaaggggagagatgaTAAGGAGGGCTAACTTGCCAGCTGAATGTTCACGACTGCCTTCATTACAGCTGAAAACGGAGTGGTTACAACAGAGAGAGGTAGCCTGTGAAGGGGATCATGTTTATCATCCCGCCCTTTGTAGAAAGGGTCACTGATCCTTTATctacaagcctagaaagaaaagTTGTGTGCTGTAGGCTGTCTTcctgattttacacacacacacacacacacacacacacacacacacacacacacacacacacacacacagcattccaataaaactttatttacagtATCCGAGTCCGAATTCGGAGGCCCCAGTCTATAGGTCCTGAAGAATGAAGATTTAAATACAAGGTCATGGCTAAACATCTGAAGTTCATTGCCAGGACTGTGATGGTTCAGGAGGGGAACGTGGAAGGTGCCTACAGGACCCTTAACAGAATCCTCACCACCGACGGGCTTATTGACGTCATAAAGCGACGACGCTACTATGAGAAGCCTTACGTCATAAAGCGACGACGCTACTATGAGAAGCcttgccgccgccgccgccagcgGGAGAGCTATGAAACATGCCAGAGGATCTACAACATGGAAATGGCTCGAAAGATTAACTTCTTGATGCGAAAGAACCGTGCAGACCCATGGCTGGGCTGCTAAGGCTTGAGCCCACATTATTTCTATGTCCAACTCCTTTCTTTATGCAACCAATTTCTGTTACTTTTCTCCACAATAAACTCAATCACAggtgaacaagaaaaaaaaactttatttacaaagcaATATCTTCCTGGTTAGGTTACAGAAATGTACTACGGTCTGGTTTATCTTTAAATGTTATTGTACTTTGAGCTAGAAGTGCATCTGGGAGACTCAGGCCCATTGTTCTTTTTCGGCAAAATTGTGTACGTGCCTACAGTGAAGAAAGCATagagtgaaaagctctcagggagaactttccctcggaatggagaccctccaactctaaagaccagaccgagacaccacaggatgcaatcagcaagaggatttggtttattgtcgagatacacaggcacaggcacctgcgggcgcttcagtcactcgggggactggcgcgccccacggaaccaaggatgggctttttataggatttttgggagcagaagcaagcatacagaagcagatgcatggttacagggatataattggtggattctaatatggcaagggttcagcccgggggcaagtttcctagctaccttcctgaaacataatggctgactcggccccccgagggttcagcccaggggcaagtttcttagctacctttttggaacataacgactgactcggccccccaccagggtgtgggacctctcccggggctttttttcattgtcaggtgctcaaccgaagtcgtcctgttgccaggccttcaaccaaacacatcttgtttggcagccgctgtgtactcagtgttctaacctttctctgaaccagtcatcttttttttttttttttattaacttgagtatttcttatatacatttcgagtgttattccctttcccggtttccgggcaaacatccccctcccccctccccttccttatgggtgttcccctcccaaccctccccccattgccgccctccccccatagtctagttcactgggggttcagtcttagcaggacccagggcttccccttccactgttgctcttactacgatattcattgctacctatgaggtcagagtccagggtcagtccatgtatagtctttaggtagtggcttagtccctggaagctctggttgcttggcattgttgtacttttggggtctcgagccccttcaagctcttccagttctttctctgattccttcgacgggggacctattctcagttcagtggtttgctgctggcattcgcctctgtatttgctgtattctggctgtgtctctcaggagcgatctacatccggctcctgtcggtctgcacttctttgcttcatccatcttgtccaattgggtggctgtatatgtatgggccacctgtggggcaggctctgaatgggtgttccttcagtctctgttttaatctttgcctctcccttccctgccaagggtattctttttcctcatttaaagaaggagtgaagcattcacattttgatcatccgtcttgagtttcgtttgttctagggatctagggtaattcaagcatttgggctaatagccacttatcaatgagtgcataccatgtatgtctttctgtgattgggttagctcactcaggatgatattttccagtcccaaccatttgcctacgaatttcataaactcgttgtttttgatagctgagtaatattccattgtgtagatgtaccacattttctgtatccattcctctgttgaagggcatctgggttctttccattttctggctattataaataaggctgcgatgaacatagtggagcacgtgtctcttttatatgttgaggcatcttttgggtatatgcccaagagaggtatagctggatcctgaggcagttcaatgtccaattttctgaggaacctccagactgatttccagaatggttttaccagtctgcaatcccaccaacaatggaggagtgttcctctttctccacatcctcgccagcatctgctgtcacctgagtttttgatcttagctattctcactggtgtgaggtgaagtctcagggttgttttgatttgcatttcccttatgactaaagatgttgaacatttctttaggtgtttctcagccattcggcattcctcagctgtgaattctttgtttagctctgaaccccattttttaatagggttatttgtttccctgcggtctaacttcttgagttctttgtatattttggatataaggcctctatctgttgtaggattggtaaagatcttttcccaatctgttggttgccgttttgtcctaaccacagtgtcctttgccttacagaagctttgcagttttatgagatcccatttgtcgatttttgatcttagagtgtaagccattggtgttttgttcaggaaattttttccagtgcccatgtgttccagatgcttccctagtttttcttctattagtttgagtgtgtctggtttgatgtggaggtccttgatccacttggacttaagctttatacagggtgataagcatggatcgatctgcattcttctacatgttgccctccagttgaaccagcaccatttgctgaaaatgctatcttttttccattggatggttttggctcctttgtcaaaaatcaagtgaccataggtgtgtgggttcatttctgggtcttcaattctattccattggtctatctgtctgtctctgtaccaataccatgcagtttttatcactattgctctgtaatactgcttgagttcagggatagtgattccccctgaagtccttttattgttgaggatagctttagctatcctgggttttttgttattccagatgaatttgcaaattgttctgtctaactctttgaagaattggattggtattttgatggggattgcattgaatctgtagattgcttttggtaaaatggccatttttactatattaatcctgccaatccatgagcatgggagatctttccatcttctgaggtcttcttcaatttctttcctcagtgtcttgaagttcttattgtacagatcttttacttgcttggttaaagtcacaccgaggtactttatattatttgggtctactatgaagggtgtcgtttccctaatttctttctcggcttgtttctcttttgtatagaggaaggcatctgatttatttgagttaattttatacccagccactttgctgcagttgtttatcagctttagtagttctctggtggaacttttgggatcacttaaatatactatcatgtcatctgcaaatagtgatattttgacttcttcttttccgatctgtatccccttgatctccttttgttgtctgattgctctagctagaacttcaagaactatattgaataagtagggagagagtgggcagccttgtctagtccctgattttagtgggattgcttcaagtttctctccatttagtttaatgttagcaactggtttgctgtatatggcttttactatgtttaggtatgggccttgaattcctattctttccaggacttttatcatgaagggatgttgaattttgtcaaatgctttctcagcatctaatgaaatgatcatgtggttctgttctttcagtttgtttatataatggatcacgttgatggttttccgtatattaaaccatccctgcatgcctgggatgaagcctacttgatcatggtggatgattgttttgatgtgctcttgaattcggtttgccagaattttattgagtatttttgcgtcgatattcataagggaaattggtctgaagttctctttctttgttgtgtctttgtgtggtttaggtataagagtaattgtggcttcgtagaaggaattcggtagggctccatctgtttcaattttgtggaatagtttggataatattggtatgaggtcttctatgaaggtttgatagaattctgcactaaacccgtctggacctgggctctttttggttgggagatctttaatgactgcttctatttccttaggagttatggggttgtttaactggtttatctgttcctgatttaacttcgatacctggtatctgtctaggaaattgtccatttcctgaagattttcaaattttgttgaatataggtttttatagtaagatctgatgattttttgaatttcctctgaatctgtagttatgtctcccttttcatttctgattttgttaatttggacgcactctctgtgtcctctcgttagtctggctaagggtttatctatcttgttgattttctcaaagaaccaacttttggttctgttgattctttctatggtcctttttgtttctacttggtgatttcagctctgagtttgattatttcctgccttctactcctcctgggtgtatttgcttctttttgttctagagcttttaggtgtggtgtcaagctgctgacatatgctctttcctgtttctttctgcaggcactcagcgctatgagttttcctcttagcacagctttcattgtgtcccataagtttgagtatgttgtatcttcattttcattaaattctaaaaagtttttaatttctttctttatttcttccttgaccaggttatcattgagtagagcattgttcaatttccacgtatatgtgggcattcttcccttattgttattgaagaccagttttaggccgtggtggtccgatagcacgcatgggattatttctatctttctgtacctgttgaggcctgttttttgaccaattatatggtcaattttggagaaagtaccatgaggagctgagaagaaggtatatccttttgctttaggatagaatgttctataaatatccgttaagtccatttggctcatgacttctcttagtctgtcgacatctctgtttaatttctgtttccatgatctgtccattgatgagagtggggtgttgaaatctcctactattattgtgtgaggtgcaatgtgtgttttgagctttagtaaggtttcttttacgtatgtaggtgcccttgtatttggggcatagatatttaggattgagagttcatcttggtggatttttcctttgatgaatatgaagtgtccttccttatcttttttgatgacttttagttggaaattgattttatttgatattagaatggctactccagcttgcttcctctgaccatttgcttggaaagttgttttccagcctttcactctgaggtagtgtctgtctttgtctctgaggtgtgtttcctgtaggcagcagaatgcagggtcctcgttgcgtatccagtttgttaatctatgtctttttattggggagttgaggccattgatattgagagatattaaggaatagtgattattgtttccctttatattcatatttggatgtgaggttatgtttgtgtgctttcattctctttgttttgttgccaagacgattagtttcttgcttcttctagggtatagcttgcctccttatgttgggctttaccatttattatcctttgtagtgctggatttgtagaaagatattgtgtaaatttggttttgtcatggaatatcttggtttctccatctatgttaattgagagttttgcaggatacagtaacctgggctggcatttgtgttctcttagggtctgtatgacatcagtccaggatcttctggccttcatagtttctggcgagaagtctggtgtgattctgataggtctgcctttatatgttacttgacctttttcccttactgcttttaatattctttctttattttgtgcgtttggtgttttgacaattatgtgacgggaggtgtttcttttctggtccagtctatttggagttctgtaggcttcttgtatgtctatgggtatctctttttttaggttagggaagttttcttctatgattttgttgaagatatttactggtcctttgagctgggagtcttcactctcttctatacctattatccttaggtttgatcttctcattgagtcctggatttcctgtatgttttggaccagtagctttttccgctttacattatctttgacagttgagtcaatgatttctatggaatcttctgctcctgagattctctcttccatctcttgtattctgttggtgaagcttgtatctacagctccttgtctcttcttttggttttctatatccagggttgtttccatgtgttctttcttgattgcttctatttccatttttaattccttcaactgtttgattgtgttttcctggaattctttcagggatttttgtgattcctctctgtaggcttctacttgtttattaatgttttcctgtgtttccctaagtgtgttcatgtctttcttgaagtcctccagcatcatgatcaaatatgattttgaaactagatcttgcttttctggtgtgtttggatattccatgtttgttttggtgggagaattgggctccgatgatggcatgtagtcttggtttctgttgcttgggttcctgcgcttgcctctcgccatcagattatctctagtgttactttgttctgctatttctgacagtggctagactgtcctataagcctgtgtgtcaggagtgctgtagacctgttttcctctctttcagtcagttatggggacagtgtgttctgctttcgggcatgtagtttttcctctctacaggtattcagctgttcctgtgggcctgtgtcttgagttcaccaggcagctttcttgcagcagaaaattggtcttacctgtggtcccgaggctcaggttcgctcgtggggtgctgcccaggggctctctgcagcggcagcaaccaggaagacctgtgccgccccttccgggagcttcagtgcaccagggttccagatggtctttggctttttcctctggcgtccgagatgtgtgtgcagggagcagtctcttctggtttcccaggcttgtctgcctctctgaaggtttagctctccctcccacgggatttgggtgcagagaactgtttatccgttctgtttctttcaggttctggcggtgtctcaggcaggtgtcctgccactcctgggccctcccccacgggagcccagaggccttatacagtttcctcttgggccagggatgtgggcaggggtgagcagtgttggtggtctcttccgctctgcagcctcaggagtgcccacctgaccaggcggttgggtctctctctcaccgggtctgggagcagagagctgctgcgggccaggatccgcgggtgtgggacttcctgaaccagtcatcttaaatatagccttgcaaaatggcgttactgctgctaagctggggtctttcattcccccatttttttttgttaactttgagtgaaatctttcactcgacttggtcaagaaatttctgtctggtgggggcttattcccccactgactctaggccacaaaagggctaggaggagccacgtaggagttttaactttaaggggtttggagtgcgctgaactctccatgtctggggtgtagtgttgtgattagtcaatttctcagaccggactgccttgacgtgtggtgcgtggatctaagccgagactccgtctacctttagggcggtcggggtagtcaggaggacggtgtagggtcctttctaccgtggctcgagattcttggtctggtgtctgcgcacccacatggtgtctccaatctggaacgggtgtggcaccaccggatgctcaagcttgtcctggtaagcagcggccaaaggtctccagacgtctctctgcacaatctgtagggcctgtaaatgggccctcag is a window of Rattus norvegicus strain BN/NHsdMcwi chromosome 18, GRCr8, whole genome shotgun sequence DNA encoding:
- the Mrps21l gene encoding small ribosomal subunit protein bS21m; its protein translation is MAKHLKFIARTVMVQEGNVEGAYRTLNRILTTDGLIDVIKRRRYYEKPYVIKRRRYYEKPCRRRRQRESYETCQRIYNMEMARKINFLMRKNRADPWLGC